From Calothrix sp. PCC 6303, a single genomic window includes:
- a CDS encoding transposase, translated as MRFTKLNYCQYLLSSQINYTLTNLADHLEQISHDKINRYLKNEKLTPRILWDNVKDLIEINDNAYLVFDDTVIDKRYATEIEPSRRQYSGNEHGVIQGIGLVNCVYVNHEIGKFWVVDYRIYDPDRDGKTKIDHVMEMLQNLVYHKALPFKAVLMDTWYATNKLMLYIDGLGKYYYCPLKRNRLVDDTAGEEEYQRIELLSWDEEELKSGKIVKIKKFPQAKKVKLFRVTVSTDKTDFIATNDLSQDSTDVVQKVCKVRWKVEEFHRELKQLTGLESCQCRKGRIQRNHIACAILVWLRLKDLAYKSGQTIYKIKHGLLSNYLVQQLKRPNIPMFSF; from the coding sequence ATGAGATTTACTAAACTTAACTATTGCCAGTATTTGTTAAGTAGTCAGATTAATTATACTCTGACAAATTTGGCAGACCATTTAGAGCAGATCAGTCATGATAAAATCAATCGTTATTTAAAGAACGAAAAATTAACGCCTCGGATTCTTTGGGATAACGTGAAAGATTTAATAGAAATCAATGATAATGCTTACTTAGTTTTTGATGACACAGTAATTGATAAACGATACGCTACTGAAATAGAGCCAAGTAGACGGCAATATAGTGGCAACGAGCATGGTGTAATTCAAGGGATTGGGTTAGTAAATTGTGTATATGTAAATCATGAAATTGGAAAGTTTTGGGTAGTTGACTATCGTATTTATGATCCAGATAGAGATGGAAAAACAAAGATAGACCATGTGATGGAAATGCTGCAAAACCTTGTTTATCATAAGGCTTTACCATTTAAAGCTGTCTTAATGGATACTTGGTATGCGACAAATAAATTGATGTTATATATTGATGGATTAGGGAAATATTATTATTGTCCTCTGAAACGTAATCGACTTGTTGATGATACGGCAGGCGAAGAAGAGTATCAAAGAATTGAATTGTTATCTTGGGATGAAGAGGAGTTAAAATCAGGTAAAATAGTTAAAATAAAAAAGTTCCCTCAAGCTAAAAAAGTGAAACTGTTCCGGGTAACTGTCTCCACTGACAAAACGGATTTTATCGCTACAAATGATTTATCTCAAGACTCTACGGACGTTGTACAAAAAGTGTGTAAAGTTCGATGGAAGGTTGAGGAGTTTCACCGAGAGTTAAAACAATTGACTGGTCTTGAATCATGTCAATGTCGTAAGGGTCGTATTCAAAGAAATCATATTGCCTGCGCTATTTTAGTCTGGCTTCGACTTAAAGATTTAGCTTATAAAAGTGGTCAAACAATTTATAAAATTAAGCATGGATTGTTGTCAAATTATTTAGTTCAACAACTAAAACGTCCCAATATTCCAATGTTTTCCTTTTAG
- a CDS encoding N-acetyltransferase GCN5 — translation MSQIIVKIATLKNEFAAIEEIRKRVFQQEQKVCAELDFDGLDETLRSPRPT, via the coding sequence ATGAGTCAAATAATTGTAAAAATTGCTACTTTAAAAAATGAATTCGCAGCAATTGAAGAAATCAGGAAAAGGGTATTTCAGCAGGAACAAAAAGTTTGTGCAGAATTAGACTTTGATGGACTCGATGAAACTTTGCGATCGCCGCGACCAACTTAA
- a CDS encoding AMP-binding protein, whose amino-acid sequence MTTYSFHKNELYQMTGLVDYSDVRSLPEMWQITSKIFPDIVALIDPHAKPKVTLTYSQLYYQIQQFAAGLQALGIKQHSTESVTPIVALFADNSARWMIADQGIMMAGAANAVRSSAAEREELLYILEHSGSLGLVIENLKTLNKIAPEVYQSQIQWVVLLSDEQPENNSINSSLIIINFEQLMQIASQSSLQPTELAYQKLATLIYTSGTTGKPKGVMLTHGNFLHQISTLTAIIQPSVGDKTLSILPTWHSFGRVGEYYTLGQGVTQIYSNRRYLKQDLQDYTPQYVIGVPRLWESIYEGIQKSFRDKTPRMQKLIKSFLAVSKKYIKAVRTWKKIDLQNLNPTTSQIINAWITTILLAPLHFLGEMIVYKKIQLATGGKVKQLICGGGSLAQHLEDFFEIVGIQILVGYGLTETSPVLSARRYYKNLRGASGLPLASTELKIVDLETHQPLPQGKRGLVMAKGPQIMQGYYLNPEATSKAIDSEGWFDTGDIGWLTPDNQIVLTGRAKDTIVLTNGENIEPQPIEDACLRSDYIDQIMLVGQDQKSLGALIVPDLEILESWLLSKNQPIVNGEIGLNNQMIRDLIREELNREVRDRKGYRRDDEIIVFEIIPEPFTIENGLLTQTLKIRRNIVTDRYQGVITQMFSR is encoded by the coding sequence ATGACAACTTATTCTTTCCATAAAAATGAACTTTACCAGATGACTGGTTTAGTAGATTATTCAGATGTGCGATCGCTACCAGAAATGTGGCAAATTACCTCAAAAATATTTCCAGATATAGTCGCTCTGATTGACCCCCACGCAAAGCCAAAAGTAACTTTAACTTATAGCCAATTATATTATCAAATACAGCAATTTGCCGCAGGTCTACAAGCATTAGGAATCAAGCAACATTCGACAGAATCTGTAACTCCAATAGTCGCATTATTTGCTGATAATAGCGCCCGCTGGATGATAGCCGACCAGGGTATTATGATGGCTGGTGCTGCAAATGCTGTGCGTTCTTCTGCCGCAGAGAGGGAAGAATTACTATATATATTAGAACATAGTGGCAGTCTTGGATTAGTGATAGAAAATCTCAAAACTCTCAATAAAATAGCACCGGAGGTATATCAATCTCAAATTCAATGGGTAGTATTATTATCAGATGAACAACCAGAAAATAATTCGATTAATTCTTCTTTAATAATCATAAACTTCGAGCAATTAATGCAAATAGCAAGTCAAAGTTCTTTACAACCAACAGAACTAGCATATCAAAAACTAGCTACTTTAATTTATACATCTGGAACTACTGGAAAGCCGAAAGGTGTAATGCTAACCCACGGAAACTTCCTACATCAAATTAGTACTTTAACGGCGATTATTCAACCATCAGTAGGTGATAAGACTTTAAGTATATTACCTACCTGGCATAGTTTTGGGCGTGTTGGCGAATACTATACCCTTGGACAAGGAGTCACGCAGATTTATTCTAATCGTCGTTATTTAAAACAAGATTTACAAGATTATACTCCCCAATATGTTATTGGTGTTCCCCGTCTTTGGGAATCGATTTATGAAGGTATTCAAAAATCATTTCGCGATAAAACACCCAGAATGCAAAAATTAATTAAAAGTTTTCTGGCAGTGAGCAAAAAATATATTAAAGCAGTGAGGACTTGGAAAAAAATCGATTTGCAAAACTTAAATCCGACAACTTCCCAAATAATTAATGCTTGGATAACAACTATTTTACTAGCACCCCTACATTTTCTCGGCGAAATGATAGTTTACAAAAAAATTCAGCTAGCAACGGGGGGAAAAGTCAAACAATTAATTTGTGGAGGTGGTTCTCTCGCACAGCATTTAGAAGATTTTTTTGAAATTGTGGGAATTCAGATTTTAGTTGGTTACGGATTAACAGAAACTTCTCCCGTACTTAGCGCACGTCGTTATTATAAAAACCTGCGTGGAGCTTCCGGTTTACCCCTTGCGAGTACGGAATTGAAAATTGTCGATTTAGAAACACATCAACCCTTACCCCAAGGGAAACGCGGTTTGGTAATGGCAAAGGGACCGCAAATTATGCAAGGATATTATTTAAATCCAGAAGCTACAAGCAAAGCTATCGATAGTGAAGGTTGGTTTGATACTGGGGATATTGGTTGGTTGACACCAGACAATCAAATTGTGCTGACGGGTAGAGCTAAAGATACAATAGTACTGACAAACGGGGAAAATATCGAACCTCAACCCATTGAAGACGCTTGTTTGCGAAGTGATTATATCGACCAAATTATGCTTGTCGGTCAAGACCAAAAATCTCTTGGTGCTTTGATTGTTCCTGACTTAGAAATATTAGAATCTTGGCTTTTAAGCAAAAATCAGCCAATTGTAAATGGTGAGATAGGTTTAAACAACCAAATGATTCGCGACTTAATCAGGGAAGAACTCAACCGTGAAGTACGCGATCGCAAAGGTTATCGTCGTGATGATGAGATTATTGTGTTTGAGATAATTCCAGAACCTTTCACGATCGAAAACGGTCTGTTAACTCAAACGCTAAAAATCCGTCGCAACATAGTCACAGATAGGTATCAAGGAGTAATTACTCAGATGTTTAGTAGATGA
- a CDS encoding OFA family MFS transporter produces the protein MNSIKYFEYPSKEKLLGLPPQLGRWLFIPLGLIVLLCLGTVYSWSIFSGPFEAELQTKPGTILLPFMVLGITFTLVMPISGLYIYRFSPRIMTTVGGIIVGIGYLLASVAPNLPLLILSYGVIAGIGVGITYGVPLAVAARWFPDRKGLAVGLTVVGFGLSPLVTAPIALNLIKGNPQIGIPAFGIRSTFVILAIAFTIIISIIATVLKMPPPCWKPSGYASSEKLAVNNTDKNQSNILPMFQTQTFYGLWICYIVGTFVGLTAIATTAQVGKEIVGLQPEQLVWVVPLFAVFNGAGRPLFGWLNDRLKPKLTVITINLLILIASIVMLNTHNGQMSNFLVAFCLFWLCLGAWLAVAPAATLSFFGLENYPSNYGLIFTSFGIGGLSGIFTAGGIRGATGSFLPFFWVTATLACIAIILATFFLNPPRKTAIADFLFNRLISPISPGLLSLVEFFLMVGSRK, from the coding sequence ATGAACAGCATCAAATATTTTGAATATCCCAGCAAAGAAAAACTGCTAGGATTACCCCCACAGCTAGGTCGCTGGTTATTTATTCCCCTGGGATTAATTGTCTTATTATGCTTGGGAACCGTTTATTCATGGAGTATCTTTAGCGGTCCATTTGAAGCAGAACTGCAAACAAAACCAGGGACAATTCTATTACCCTTCATGGTTTTGGGGATAACATTCACCCTCGTGATGCCAATTTCTGGACTATACATATATAGATTTAGTCCCCGCATTATGACTACAGTTGGTGGGATAATCGTGGGGATTGGCTATTTATTGGCAAGTGTTGCTCCTAATCTCCCTTTACTAATATTGAGTTACGGTGTTATCGCAGGTATTGGTGTTGGGATTACTTATGGTGTACCTCTTGCTGTTGCCGCACGTTGGTTCCCTGACCGTAAGGGTTTAGCGGTGGGACTAACGGTAGTCGGTTTTGGTCTTTCACCTTTGGTAACAGCACCCATAGCTTTAAATTTAATCAAAGGAAATCCCCAGATTGGTATCCCAGCTTTTGGTATTCGCAGTACTTTTGTCATTTTAGCTATTGCCTTCACTATAATTATTTCGATAATTGCTACTGTACTGAAAATGCCTCCTCCATGCTGGAAACCTTCCGGTTATGCATCTTCTGAAAAATTGGCTGTTAATAATACAGACAAAAACCAGTCTAATATCTTACCCATGTTCCAAACCCAAACTTTCTATGGTCTATGGATTTGCTATATCGTTGGTACCTTTGTTGGGTTAACAGCGATCGCAACCACAGCACAGGTAGGAAAAGAGATTGTGGGACTGCAACCAGAACAATTAGTATGGGTCGTTCCCTTGTTTGCAGTATTTAATGGTGCTGGTCGTCCGTTATTTGGTTGGTTGAACGACCGTCTCAAACCCAAATTAACTGTTATTACGATTAATCTGCTGATATTAATCGCGTCGATTGTGATGTTAAATACACATAATGGACAGATGTCCAATTTTCTCGTTGCATTTTGCTTATTCTGGTTATGTCTTGGAGCTTGGTTAGCAGTCGCACCTGCTGCAACTCTCAGTTTTTTTGGCTTAGAGAATTACCCCAGCAACTACGGTTTAATATTTACCTCATTTGGTATCGGTGGATTATCTGGGATTTTTACCGCAGGAGGTATCCGAGGTGCGACTGGTAGTTTCTTACCTTTTTTCTGGGTAACGGCAACTTTAGCCTGTATAGCAATCATTCTCGCAACTTTCTTCCTCAACCCTCCCAGAAAAACAGCGATCGCTGATTTTTTGTTTAATCGTTTGATTAGTCCGATTAGTCCAGGACTACTTTCCTTGGTTGAGTTTTTTCTCATGGTTGGCAGTCGGAAATAG
- a CDS encoding helix-turn-helix transcriptional regulator gives MFQLATKQQASEILNMSFSTLKKYRLDGTWIEGTHWVKLNSRCIRYNLELIQDWLHNRQDPIAHYRAIDLYHAGLASNQKRSQQKA, from the coding sequence ATGTTTCAGTTAGCTACAAAACAGCAAGCATCAGAGATATTAAATATGAGTTTTTCCACGCTGAAAAAATATCGTTTAGATGGGACATGGATCGAAGGAACCCATTGGGTAAAATTGAATAGCCGTTGTATTCGCTATAATTTAGAACTTATTCAAGATTGGTTGCATAATCGTCAAGATCCGATTGCTCACTATCGGGCGATCGATTTATATCATGCTGGTTTGGCTAGTAATCAAAAACGTAGTCAGCAAAAAGCTTAG
- a CDS encoding protein tyrosine phosphatase family protein translates to MSSLAQIEAFLPVSSTITTSGQPTTEQFADIASAGYNLIINLATPASSNWNPEESAIVENLGMEYIGIPIDWENPTLSDFDELATKLDENPERKIWVHCAKNMRVSAMMYLYHRLRKGYTEISARRYLEQIWQPNQIWQNFIDATIELYEE, encoded by the coding sequence ATGTCTTCCCTAGCACAAATCGAAGCATTTCTCCCTGTTTCCTCTACTATTACCACCTCCGGACAGCCAACCACAGAACAGTTCGCAGATATCGCATCAGCTGGTTACAACTTGATTATCAACCTAGCGACCCCCGCATCAAGTAACTGGAATCCCGAAGAAAGTGCGATTGTTGAAAACTTGGGAATGGAATATATCGGTATTCCCATCGACTGGGAAAATCCTACCCTCAGCGATTTTGATGAACTTGCTACAAAACTTGATGAAAATCCAGAGCGAAAAATCTGGGTACATTGTGCCAAAAATATGCGTGTCTCGGCAATGATGTACCTCTACCATCGACTTCGTAAAGGTTATACAGAAATTTCAGCCCGTCGCTATCTCGAACAGATTTGGCAACCGAATCAAATTTGGCAGAATTTTATCGACGCAACAATAGAACTGTATGAAGAGTGA